From the genome of Vigna angularis cultivar LongXiaoDou No.4 chromosome 11, ASM1680809v1, whole genome shotgun sequence, one region includes:
- the LOC108333026 gene encoding phytolongin Phyl1.1: MDSIQNKVYYCCVSKGNTVLYVYSGGDLEVEKVAALCLESAPPFHRWYFETIGKRTYGFFMEDGYVYFAIIDKGLGNSVVLRFLEHVRDEFKKLARKGSRGILPNMNSTHFQEKLVPVIRSLITSLESVSHGSSNWRDGTSNSFQVDLSPSPSSLNGQIEGASSTKAPLLGKSNKPDKKKVKDHVIAMRDVELEEHRKSTDRGARADSGNLEGVSQGGAGSSVALQKDMGSMRIRSAPQNIRKKWWRQVRIVLAIDAAVCIILFVIWLVICHGVSCIR, encoded by the coding sequence ATGgattcaattcaaaataaagtttattaCTGCTGTGTTTCTAAGGGTAACACGGTCCTCTATGTGTATAGTGGTGGAGACCTGGAAGTTGAGAAGGTTGCAGCCTTGTGCTTGGAGAGTGCTCCTCCTTTCCACAGGTGGTATTTTGAGACAATAGGTAAAAGGACTTACGGGTTTTTTATGGAAGATGGGTATGTTTACTTTGCAATTATTGATAAAGGTCTTGGTAACTCGGTGGTTCTTCGGTTTCTGGAGCATGTTAGAGATGAATTCAAAAAGCTGGCTAGAAAAGGTTCCAGAGGAATTTTGCCAAACATGAACTCAACTCACTTTCAGGAAAAGTTGGTTCCTGTCATTCGCAGTCTGATTACTTCATTGGAGAGTGTTTCTCATGGTAGTAGTAATTGGAGAGATGGCACTTCCAATTCTTTTCAAGTGGATCTGTCTCCATCACCAAGTAGTTTGAATGGACAAATTGAAGGTGCTAGTTCAACAAAAGCCCCATTATTGGGAAAATCTAACAAGCCGGATAAGAAGAAAGTAAAGGATCATGTGATTGCCATGAGAGATGTTGAGTTGGAGGAGCATCGAAAATCTACAGATAGAGGAGCAAGGGCTGATTCAGGCAATCTGGAAGGTGTAAGCCAAGGTGGTGCAGGTTCATCAGTTGCTTTGCAAAAGGACATGGGTTCAATGAGAATAAGATCAGCCCCTCAAAATATTCGGAAGAAATGGTGGCGCCAAGTACGCATTGTTTTAGCTATTGATGCAGCTGTgtgtataatattatttgtCATCTGGTTAGTAATATGTCATGGTGTATCCTGCATACGATAG